Sequence from the Thunnus maccoyii chromosome 22, fThuMac1.1, whole genome shotgun sequence genome:
atttcacaaaacaaagattatagaaaaggtcttaaaaattaagtcaaaattatgTAGCAGAACTATCTATAATCTTAAAtgccctcagatttatcttgtgacccttaCGAAGtggttcaaactagctccaccttgaGCAGCTAccacaataaaatgctgctaatGCATTGCTATACATAACTGCTGAGCCTCTGCTACATTAAAGACTTTAAATGATTTTGTGACATGCAGATTTCATTATCATAGAATAAATTCTAGTTATCATAGAATAAATTCTAGTTATCATAGAATAAATTCTGAGATATTCATCTGTGCCCTTTCCATTTCCTTAAATAAAACGTTTTACATCAGTTTtactaatataatataataatataatatagtgtGAATATGTCCAAGTATCAAGTAACCTCATGTACATGCTGACCTCAGAGATGAGTGACTGTCGTAATACCAATAATTGATTCGTCATAATATACTAATTTGCCATTAAAATAGTGCAAACAAGCTTTCTTGGCCGTAAAAGGGTAAAAGTGGTAAAAAGTATCCACAATGCCCGTTGCAATTACTACATCGGGAACTAGAAAAACAAATGACCCCGACGTGATTTGAACACGCAACCTTCTGATCTGGAGTCAGACGCGCTACCGTTGCGCCACGAGGTCCATCAAACCGCTGATGAAACGATCATTCAAATAGATTACTGACTGCTCTATCTTGGTAGTTTCTACAGGTACTGCGTTATTTGTGTTCGACAACTCACTCGCCTTTTTCCAAATAACGTAAATATGCTGTCATATCTGTGCCATTACATTACAGTGGCCGCTGCTGTTTTCAGTCACTAGGGTAGGTAACGTTAATTATTAGCCGCCAGAGGGCCCTCTCTAACAAGATACAGACTAATCTAAATATCAAACAGACAGTAAATCCGCCACGTAATTATTACTGACCTTAAATTATTTCTGACGCCTTCAAAATCAAGAATGCAATGACTCACATAATTACAAGTCCACAGCCTACACCTGGCAATGACTGTCATGGTCCATAGAAACTTGTCTGCAGCAGCTACagcctgatgtgtgtgtgttacagtaatCACTCACATTAGACCTGCGGTGTTTATAGCTTATGCATATGATTGGGCTAAACACTGtagttttctcatttttacaaAGCAGTAGACCACTACTGTCTCCTTTCATTGGGTCATGTATGACTTTGACCTGTCTCTGTTCATGAGAATTCACTGAATCACACTTGTCTTAATTTGATATTCcctaaatatctaaaaaaagaaaaaaaaaaaaagaaaagataaaagttGTATTATTGAAATTCACATAGAACCTGTGTTGTGGAATCTGCTTGTAGGACACTGAAGTTTCCCACTTTGGAGGACAATAGGTGACCTGAGTATAAGTAAAAAAATAGatgctgaaataaataattaaatacatatataaataaagaaataaatacattttggtaaTGAAAAAGGGCATAAATGAATGTCTTGAATTAATTTATGTTCATGaatatttctacatttccaTACATCcacttatatttattattttgctcTCAAATTGGTATAAACGCTCTTGAGTAAAGATAGGGAAATAGCTCCATAGTATGTGCTATAACAGCACAGTGTACAGCACTCCAAAGTTACAGTGGAGAGCAGTATGTAAATTACCTACCTATTTTCCTCTCAGAAAGTCCAGATTATAGAAGCTACTGTGAAGCGGCTCAGATTCAGCTGCACTCTTTGCCCAGCTTCCCTCATTGACATCCCATAGACAGGACATGGTCAACTAGAGTCACATGAAACTCACCAGAAACTGTTTCTCTCGTTGCCctttccctccccctccccctcccccttccccttccccttcctcttcctcttccacttCCACTTCCACTTCCActtccacctccacctccacctccacctccacctccacctccacctccacctcctgtgccctctttctctatctttgtgtctttgtggatCCATTGTTCCAAAACAAGTAAACTGACCCATGGCtcttttatctatctatctatcctgaGGTTCTGATTGGAGAGTAAACAATTTTGACACTTAGTGTTTCCACCTGGGGAATTGTGTGTTAATTgggttccagctgtgatgacttGAGTTGATGATATTGAATACCAGTGCTTTCTAAATGAGCACATGGTACAGCCAGTGATATGTGAAGGGATTTGCGTGTAGAGTTTTTCACAAAAAGTTAAACAAATCTGAATCATGTGTGAAGACAGGGGGGTTTATAGATTTGGGAAATGGGTCTGTCTTTTGGTAGATGGTGTCATGGTTTGGGATGTTTATAAGGCCCAGTTACAGTGTGTACGCGATTGAGAAAAATGTAAGTAATAACACCTAAGGCCTTTACACACCAGGGTGTGATGAATAGCCTTCGCAAttaacagctgtctgtgcaaaTTACACTTTGGGAttgttgatgcttttatttactGTGTGAAAACTCAGAAAAATCGACCTTATTCCTAAAAAAACCTTATGTCGCTTTTTTGACACATAATATTCATGTTCTGTGTGAAAGTActtatgacaaaaacaacagtttgaaaaaatatattgacaCGAAAAAAAACGCCCCTGGTGTGCAAAGGACTTAACGCAAGTCAGTAAGGGAAAGTTTTGTGAACCTAAAGACACAACACTCAAGCTAACTGGCTAAGATTTAGCATTAGCTAATCCCTATTGCTTTATTTAGTAATCAGCCATGAGTTTGCTGTTAGTAACTCATGCACTTCTGCCTTTTGTCTCACAGTAACATTACATGGGCTTGTTCTTTgcaaagtgaagaagaaaatacacatttgggtAGAGACTTGATAATCAAGTGACATCTGGGAACAACCCCTTGATCAACAAGATGCCAACTGTGTGTCTTTCCTGCCTTTGatccctgctgatttgacctttttgatcttgtcctcctgagccacagcctgTAGCCTTTAGTAAACTATACTAATTTTATGCAGAAATGTAAattttgtatatatgtaattTTGTATAAAATATTAAGTTCTTAAATGTTTGACTGTGATTTGACACTTAATAACTGTTGATAACCAGTGACATAACTGAACAGAGGAGGTCTGTCAGGACCTTCAGGGCCTTCTCTGCAAGCCCAACCATTTTTGATGTGTgtaatttttaattaataaaatattacaaatgagtaatttataatgttattgttaaaataatgatGCTTTGGTTTTGACTCCctaatttatactgtatgttgattaCAAAGCTTTTTCAAGAAAACTGgctgattttaatttttacatatttgttggTTGAGTACTTAATGAGGATGTTCTTACCAGCTCAAAATCCAATCCAATCCTTTTTCATTaccaaaatgtattcatttttcataatcataaaatgtttaattatttatttctgtatttatttatttatacttcaGTCATTTTCCATCCTCCATACATCTCTCCTCTCATGAATTTGCATTATTTCAACATTTGGAAAGATGTGGACATTTTTCTTTGCCTAATTTGTTTCATTCTTCTGGTCTTGGTCTAGCGATGGTCTTAGACCTGTTTGGGCTGGATCTGGTGTCAAGATGAAATTGCTGAAATAAATAAgaagatctttttttaaagtaaaaattgaCAAAGACATAAATTGTGAAGATGAAGATATAAGCTGAATCTATATTGTCATAATTATGTAAGCCACATTTTCACATTAGCAGGACTACAGAAAGTAGTAGATACATAAAGACTAACATTGCGAGAGAGAGATCTTAAGATTTGTCAACTTCCTGTGCTGAGTCTCACACACCTAGAGTGTGACAGGCAGATCAGTTTGTCATATGCTGGggtaacagacacacattccTCTTCCTGGATTCTCCTCTTGTGCTACATACAACAGGTAAAGTCACACTGTGAGTGCATTTCTACATTTGTATACTGTATGAATGTGCTGCATGTCTCATTCCATTTCACAGTACATACAAATCTGTCAAAAGGAAAAAGGCATGTGCTGATGGAAATGACTCATGTGGGTACATGTATGGGTGTTTACTCTACTGTATGAGAACCATAAAGTtgtaaaaattaatatttaGAGATTAAGTCTAGACGTGAGAGCAGAGGAGTTATTAgttacaaacaaataaaataacaataaaaaccttGAAGGCAAATTAAGGCAAATAAGAGATtaatctcttttttcttttaaatgtgttgcTTATAAAACCTGCAAAAGTTTAACAACCAAAGATATAATTCAGTAGTGAAAATATCATGTAGGCCTAAAATGCAAATTTTGTTTGGTTAAATACATTTGACACTCTGTGTACAGGAATAGTGATAAAGATAATTTTGTCAATTTGTTGCTGAGTGAATTAATGCAAGTAACAGAACTGAGTTCTGCTTTCCCCCGGGAGCTGCAGGCTGAGATAAGAAACCATGTTCCTCTTCAATACATGATGAATGCACTTGGAtcacactgaaaaaatacattaaaaaataatagtttttGTCAGGACTTAAGACAAATGACTCAAGGATGTGGCTTCTGTGAGGTATATTAAGCAGCAGATCACATCATTAGCTGCTTGCTTTCATAGAGTAGAGTCGTTCCGGAACTTAGGCGAGGTTCAGCTCTGTGTTAAAAACCGCAGTCCCGCAGTGTGATATATGTTCCgaatatgtgtttatgtgcagcttgttgttcttcctgtttaaaatgttttaaatagaGACATGGACACATAAAAGGTACTACTTATAATGCAGTAGGCACAGTTTGTTTGcctctttgttttctgaaatgaaaatcGTTACACATTTTGACACCTTTCACTAGCTTCTCTTGTTCAGTCACTATGTATATTAAGAAAGCCATTTTTAGTTCAAACAACACATCAACTTGACTACAAGTTGATGGACTACAGTATGTTCACCATTGTATGTCTGTGCATGCACTGGGTGGACAAACCATCTCCCTTCCAtattaccatgaaaaactgtgttaaagtgaaccgaggagaactgctgctgttttaaaggcaagctgctcacagcaaatattgatttcatttaggtttctgctgtttactaaactttgtaagaagttaattgataaattaaaacaatttatagcaatatttttgtaatcattctcactttacttttagtgcctaaaacttttgcacagtactgtatatctggGACAACTTGCttgtcagtttgtttacatatgaGGCTGTGGATAGCTCAGTGTCTCATCACTtagaagatgaaataaaatggttcatgCCTGCAAGTTTCCAAATTGCAAGGATGAAATGACAAGGTACAAACTGTGCAGTTTTCATGGGCAACCACTGGACAATACTGTAATTACTTATTACATTTTATGTGTTGTAATCGCATTTGTCTTACCATGTGGAGCTGACAGTTTTGTCCAtctatttgatttatttgaggTGAAACCATTTGTATAATCCATTTGTAGTTAGTTATACAGCTATGATTACTTTCATCCATGGACACTTATAGATTTTCCAAGTCTGGCAGCAACAGGTCCCACCctgcagaattttttttcttcttatctcATCAGGAGAGCAATGCAGTAACAACAGCAGTTTCTCAGAGGTAactgttactgtatgttaacTTTCCTGACAGTGCTGTTGCCCTTCTGCCTCCATTCTTCGTGTTtactctttcatttgttttatttcctctatGTGTACTCTGGCTCAACTAAATATGGTTGGCCAGTCAAAGTGAAATGCTCACGATTGTCCTCATAATAATCCATGGGACAATTCGTCAGcctcatacatgtaaacaaactgtgGTGGTTAGGTTTGCCGGAGGTGGTTAGGTGGTGGTTAGGTTTGCCGGTAAGCTTCCCCATATATAGATCTCTATGCAGTTAGCTATGATGGCTGCCACAGACAGTTAGTTTATGTGTTCACTTTCGTCCAGACTCAAACAAACTTTGGAAGCAATTCAAGTACAAATTCTGTGTATTTGGAAAGATGTAGGTGGCTCAGCCAtgaatgtataaagagaactggatacaacATTGAAGGGGGGGCCCAaacattcctatgaaagttgctcaatggtgcatgaagccaaaaaagtcaCTTCCCGTTGCCCCAGTGAAAAAATACTGTGCATGCTCTCTGGGCCAATGGGCCaagaccgaatggatcaaattctgatagtgaaacgagtccTTTCTCAAtggttgtgacgctcaaaaaaatgtatccactgatttacatACATCTCTTTCACAtataagtctatgggaaaaggTCTTTTTGGGCCAATGTGCATAATGTTATGGACCCAGAAGTTGTACATGGTTAGACGATTTGGCAATTATATCGATTTCGCTCCAAAGCCCagtgctgttcctgggggcttaGGCTTAGTAGCTTGCCTGGATATACATTGTTTTGTGCGATAAACATTTTGTGAATCCCTCGAATCTCTATAAtggagctggagagagcaaaGTTAGTATGACACATAGAGCTgcaattttcctttaaaagagCTCAGAGCAGGCAGAGTCCTTTCATAATATGCTGTAAGACTGATCCACCCCACATGTTGCCATCATGATTTAATACCTGCAGTGTCATCTTTCTTTAGCTTGTTAAGCTTCACTGGCTGACTTGCTGGTCTTACTTCTTGTAGAGGTGATAATAGCAGCCAATCTAAATGGAGAGAGTCCATTTTCATATGCCTTGTCTACAGCTCATTCTGCAAACTGACTGTTAGATGGAGCATCATCCTTCCCCTCTGTGAATGACAAAATAGGTGATCtgtcagtgccttccaaaaTCACCTCATATGGCCCAAAAATGATTCATACTAATGTTTTCTGATCCAACCTCTGTTAGGTTTAGGTGATTGtaactacttggttaaggttaggaaatGAGACATGAACCACAGTCTCAATTGGCCACAGTTGACTCaaccatccaccctgacctccttcCTGAGATGCTTGTGATTTTATAACATCACACTACATCTGTCTTTGTTGCTTATAGAGGAAGTTCTTAGACTTTTTCCTAACTACTCTTgtctttcttctgtctctcaggTCATTATGTCCATCAACACCACCACTGACTGCCACAATGACAGTACAAGCATCTTCTACAAGCATCACATCAGCATCTTCACCGTGTGCATGTactccttcatcttcatcacgGGTCTCATTTTTAATCTCATATCACTGGTGGTTTTCTTCAGACACACCAAATCCCGATCACAAACCACTGTCTACATGACCAACCTGGCATTGGCAGATGTACTGCTCATCCTTACGTTGCCCATGAGGATCTACTACCATCTGGGATTTGCTGAGCTCTCTCCGttgctgtgtgatgtcatcGGTCTGGTCCTGAAGGCCAACATGTATGGGAGCATCTTTCTCCTTACTTGCATTTGCTTTGACCGCTGCATGGCTGTGACCTTCCCTATGTCAAACTGTGTCCAGCAAGGGAGGAAGAAAGCGCCGCTGGTTTGCCTCGGAATATGGATGCTCACTTTTGGTGCCAGCCTGCCCATCTACCTCTCCAAGCACAGACAAGTTTCCAATGAGAAGCATTGTTTTGATAACTTTCCAGTCTATGCCATACAGCCACTGGTGGTTATACCCACACTCTTTGTGGGGTTTGCGATCCCTTTAGTAGTTATGCTAATCTGCTCTTGGGGTTTGGTCCGTGCTGTCCAGAAAAGTACTGTGGCCCAGACCAACCTAGTGGACAGCAGGAAGATCAAGAGAATGATTGCTGCCAGCCTCTTCATTTTCCTACTCAGCTTCCTCCCATACCATGCCATCCTGGGCCTCCTCTCTCTGTACAGAGACAAAATATCATGCCCCATGCTAGCTGCATACCGCTACAGCCTGATGGTGGCATGTCTCAACACAGTACTTGACCCCATTACGTATTATTTCACCACAGACACCTTCAAGGGGAAGGTAAGCCTAAGCACTGTTCAGAGGATGTTCCCCTTGAATAGTCAAAGTTCTCTACAGGCAAACAGCAGGAGCAGAATGCCTAACAACAGCTAAAGGACTGTTGAAGCGCCAATTATTACCCATCAGCGGACTCTTTGTATCAACAGGTTTTTCACATCCCCTTCCAGTATAAACATTCTGAACAGCTATAAATTCTTTAGATGCTTCGTATGAGCTAGCTTGTTAAAAGCATACACTGGCTGTCATGCATTTTATGTAACAGGAAGAGAAGATCAAGAAGATTAAGAAGCATCAGTACCACTAAATCTATTGAAAATTGAAATCTGCCAACTTGATTGACAGGTGGAACTGAGCAACACATTTCACCAGAGCCCACAACAGTTACATCTGGAACCCAGTGAAAAGGGTTCAGTAAAGAAGCCTTATCTTTTACCCTATAACTATCTATTACTATATATCAATTTATACAGTATTGATTGTTTGTGTaaatctgtttgtatttttattgcaaTGCATTTTTCATGGAAGTCCATCTAAGGATAAATGTTGCTTAGCCAATAAATGCTATGATATGTAGCAGTGAATATTCTGTGTCTTTtcctataaaaaataaaaaataaataaataaataacactggCTACATGAATTATGAAAGAATGCACACTttgggccaaatccacaaaaggaTTGCGTGGCTTTTGTGGCCACTAAACCTgtgaaaataagacaaaaagaCAGCATGTAATTCACAAAACCTGCAGAGGGTAAAATGCATCGCATATTGTGCTGCCAAGGAAATAGCGACATGATGCGCCTGttccatttgcatgtatgtaaataggtaatattcatacatttggtgcaaaattagcccctttctatgcaaataagcCTTGCTGCAAAAACAGTCTAATTAAGAAAGACCAGCGCTAATTGCCACACACAACTAGGGTGGAGTTATTAGCATCTTCAGATAATTAGTGCTAACCACACTCActcctcactcactctctctatttctccctctcttcaaatcttcatCCATACAGTAAGGAGCTGCTTTATTGCAAACAATTGCACCATATAAACCTGGAGTCTGTGTGTAACAGTTTACCTGTGTCGATATGTagcaaaatacagaacattaattactgttagatcctgactgatccaGTGTTAAtaaagttactgctgctgtgccatGTGCATAAATGCAGACAgtctctttctcagtttggagactcacttattgtttcagctgctgtgtgatgctgcagccagctgtgacacacagccagctgtgggcaacaaacagaacatcaatGCTGATGTTTCTTTGAAATCCTGGGTACAATCAGTGACACttgaacaacattattgtaagattcagacattaatctaacatgtCTCAGACCTggctgagtcacattaatagctgtattttgacattaggggtgtgcccgaatacaaatacattattcggcaaagcacaatactgggttttatacaaatatttgtttcatacaaatattttaaaaattatttgtttttgggaagaaaaaaaaacaaacatgtcaaataccagttctCAGGTCAGTCacatcgttatctcagtctctctcctctgctccactgttacatctatcagcagtaaatcccaagggactctccataacctgttctTCCccctctgctaattaaagacatgcaGTTTGAGGCTgctgtgctctctgcagttttcattatggaccaatctgtgtgctgaaagatggagaaaagcctgaaacactggaaacagctccACTTACTCAATCAGATGCAAAACAAGGGAaaaattgcactcagctgcaaaactttgtGGGCGTGTTTGCACCggcaaaatcttttgtgaatacGACCTTAGAATGGGCAGATTGTGGGTGCAAATGCTGCGCAATTGATGGTGCTATTAGTGGAggcaatccattctttgtggatttggcccttTGTGTTGCACTAAAAAGTCCTACCATCCATCCCTTGCATTGTGACATGACTGAGTAACAATGCTTGGAAAAATAAGTGCCACAAAACTTTCACACTATGAGAACTATTTTCTTTAGTGAATTGTCTtgaagtaatttaaaaaataaccaTAACACTGCTGTTGACCATGCTGTAAAGTCTGAATAAACAGTTCTTGTGAATACATGACTTTTTACTACACTCAAGCTTTAGGTGAGGCATCAAACTGAGCAGGAAATACACTCTCTTGAGATGTATATTGTTGTATGCTGTCTACACTTACCATTACTATgtttaaaggtgctatacaaataaacttgtcttGCCCTTTAGTAACGGTACATCAAACATGTATTTTGGAGTAACTGCTCCTACACTCATTGAATAGTTTGATGTTCTAGGCCTATTCTTTCATCTAAACATagaggcagcagctgcagaaagctATATAGGGCTTCAGGGGTGcgtatgtgtttttaaagctcttaATGTGCAGACTTACTgcttacacatactgtatatataaagaTTCTTAGTCAACCAGCATATgggaagtgaaagtgaaagcaGCACACCAGCTGTGAAAGGCCacaatgttagcatgttaacaagCAATCCAGAAGAACAgtattattgtaaccatgacaatgaaggtcTCCTAACCCCAAGGAAGTAGTCATTTTAACCAGAACCATGATGTTTCCCTAAATCTGGTTTTTGGTTGGTTAAAAGTGGTTTTTGTAACCAActaaaccttaaccacagcatcacatcttaaaacatgttggCAGCATGGTGGCCTTTCTGTGCAGAGTTTGCACGTTCTCCCtatgtttgtgtgggtttagggttaatactcctgtcagtgccccTGAATAAGGCAACAGCAAAAGAACTAGAGTTGGTCCACGGGTGCTGTGCTGCGGTAGCCCACTGCTCCGAGTGTTCATGGCAGAAACTGGCAGCTAATCAACACATTGCATCTCATTTAAGTGATTTCAGGGACAGTTATATGCTTGAACaatttttttgacaaaacagaCTAACAGCACGTTTGGTTTTAGTTCTGGTCTCTGTATGACAACAGGTAGCTTGATCAACAGCCAGCTGCTCAAACATTAAGAGAGTGAAATCTTATCTTACTTTTAAAAAGCAAGCGAATAAGGGTgattcccaaaatgtcaaactgtacCTTTAAGCAACTTAttatcagttttaaaaaagaattaaTAATTAAAGTGATTCTAACTAATTAGCACAGAGAGACtttgcatcattttatttgAACAATTGAATTTTATGTAACTCAGAGTCAtaataaacttagcacaaaaagtaaggaaatttgtgtttggtagattatttctttgttgaaaCAATGCTTTTTTGCAATAAATCTTATATaattggaaagcctgtttatttcccttttaaatggtgccacatttgtaaggaacatgcatttgtgggatgagcagcagaagttgtgcccatgaaaaatttgccaaatcttctctgccaatgccaaaccTGTTTGTATCTAATGATCATGAGAGGACAGTTTAGGTCTAGAATAGAAAACCCtaacaagaaaacaaagttgTTGTGTCAAGGTTAAAAAATGCCATCAGATATTTAAATctgtaataactttttttttggcacatgAGTGTCCATATGTTGAATTTGTTAAACAGTTCCCTATTTCCACATcgagcagaaacagagcaacattagtattAATTTGGAGTGGTGTGGTGGAGTCCAACGTTCAATCCcattttagctctggtttggtctccaccaactcctgagggaattatctggctctttagctgtgAAATGCTCCATgatattcaccagctagtcgctaactgtgtctgtctgctgtttggggAACTGTACAAATGGCGATAATTTTCAGTGGGTTACCCTGTGAGCAACAactttcacatacagtacaggtaATTATGAGAACCATTTCTAATACAGAGTTGAAAGTGTTGCCGATCTGTCAAATTTGTcaaattttgcacaaaatgactataTGGACACACCAGTGTTGTAGTTGAGTCACTAAATCTCTAGGCCGAGTCAAGTTTTGAGTCAACTAGTGCCTTGTGATTAAAGGAACAGGAAAAGCTCTTGTGTCATTGCAACCAgtgtttttctgcttctgtctgcGTGGTTTTGAGAGACAGATGTATATGATGGAGAAGTACATGTTGCACTGGCGTCTGTGGTTTCCTGTGTATGTTGCATATTTGCATGCTTGTATATGTGAGTGACCTCAGAAAGTAAAGAAATGCCCAGACATAAAGGCTC
This genomic interval carries:
- the LOC121889482 gene encoding lysophosphatidic acid receptor 6: MSINTTTDCHNDSTSIFYKHHISIFTVCMYSFIFITGLIFNLISLVVFFRHTKSRSQTTVYMTNLALADVLLILTLPMRIYYHLGFAELSPLLCDVIGLVLKANMYGSIFLLTCICFDRCMAVTFPMSNCVQQGRKKAPLVCLGIWMLTFGASLPIYLSKHRQVSNEKHCFDNFPVYAIQPLVVIPTLFVGFAIPLVVMLICSWGLVRAVQKSTVAQTNLVDSRKIKRMIAASLFIFLLSFLPYHAILGLLSLYRDKISCPMLAAYRYSLMVACLNTVLDPITYYFTTDTFKGKVSLSTVQRMFPLNSQSSLQANSRSRMPNNS